One window from the genome of Pararhizobium gei encodes:
- the lpxB gene encoding lipid-A-disaccharide synthase: MSGPGLKIAVVAGEVSGDLLGADLIRAFRPLVPGSLNVIGVGGEALQAEGLTSLFDYSELSIMGISQVLAKLPKLVMRIRQTARHIIAAKPDMLVIIDSPDFTHRVAKIVRKALPDLPIVNYVCPSVWAWKQERAVKMLAYVDHVLAVLPFEPEVMQRLGGPPTTYVGHRLANDPDVLAVRARQVQKHAEGVAAGAGATCLLLPGSRSSEITRLLPDFGKTMEILLVRHPGMRFLLPTVTQQEQLVRAITSSWRVQPEISVGSSTKWQAFSEADAAIAASGTVILELALSGIPVISAYKADWFIRLMHKRIKIWTAALPNLMADYPVVPEYLNEAIRPGALARWMERLMADTPERAAMLAGFRTVWQRMETQNPPGESAACVVLDILKTRKPDHL; encoded by the coding sequence ATGAGCGGGCCTGGACTGAAGATCGCAGTGGTTGCGGGCGAGGTCTCTGGTGACCTGCTCGGCGCTGACCTGATCCGGGCGTTCAGACCTCTGGTTCCGGGCTCGTTAAACGTTATCGGCGTTGGCGGGGAAGCGCTTCAAGCCGAAGGCCTGACATCGCTGTTCGATTATTCCGAACTGTCCATCATGGGCATTTCCCAGGTTCTGGCAAAACTGCCCAAGCTTGTCATGCGCATCCGCCAGACGGCGCGGCATATCATCGCCGCAAAGCCCGATATGCTCGTCATCATCGACAGCCCGGATTTCACCCATCGCGTGGCCAAGATCGTTCGCAAGGCCCTGCCGGACCTGCCAATCGTGAATTATGTCTGTCCGAGCGTCTGGGCCTGGAAACAGGAGCGCGCGGTTAAAATGCTCGCTTATGTCGATCACGTACTCGCGGTGCTGCCGTTCGAGCCGGAGGTCATGCAACGTCTCGGCGGGCCACCGACAACCTATGTCGGTCATCGTCTGGCAAACGATCCGGATGTGCTGGCGGTGCGCGCCAGACAGGTACAAAAACATGCGGAAGGCGTCGCTGCCGGGGCGGGGGCAACCTGCCTTTTGTTGCCAGGTTCTCGCTCGAGCGAAATCACCCGATTGCTGCCGGACTTCGGCAAGACGATGGAGATCCTGCTCGTTCGGCATCCAGGCATGCGTTTCCTGTTGCCGACTGTCACGCAACAGGAGCAACTGGTGCGGGCCATCACATCGTCCTGGAGGGTGCAACCCGAGATTTCCGTCGGATCGTCGACCAAATGGCAGGCCTTTTCCGAGGCGGATGCGGCGATCGCGGCGTCCGGAACGGTGATTCTGGAGTTGGCGCTGTCCGGAATTCCTGTGATTTCGGCCTATAAGGCCGACTGGTTCATTCGCCTGATGCACAAGCGCATCAAGATCTGGACCGCGGCGCTCCCCAATCTGATGGCGGATTATCCGGTGGTTCCCGAATATCTCAACGAAGCCATCCGGCCGGGCGCCCTGGCGCGCTGGATGGAGCGGCTGATGGCCGACACGCCGGAAAGGGCGGCGATGCTTGCCGGCTTCCGGACGGTCTGGCAGCGGATGGAGACGCAAAATCCACCCGGAGAAAGCGCAGCCTGTGTCGTCCTCGATATCCTCAAAACAAGAAAGCCCGATCATCTCTGA
- the gltA gene encoding citrate synthase — MTGKSAVVTVDGKSVDLPVRSGSIGPDVVDIGTLYKQTGQFTYDPGFTSTASCESKITYIDGDQGILLHRGYPIEQLAEHGDFLEVCYLLLYGELPTAAQKKDFDYRVTHHTMVHEQMSRFFTGFRRDAHPMAVMCGCVGALSAFYHDSTDITDPHQRMVASLRMIAKMPTLAAMAYKYHIGQPFVYPKNDLDYASNFLRMCFAVPCEDYVVNPVLSRAMDRIFILHADHEQNASTSTVRLAGSSGANPFACIAAGIACLWGPAHGGANEAALNMLSEIGSVDRIPEFVARAKDKNDPFRLMGFGHRVYKNYDPRAKIMQKTTHEVLAELGHKDDPLLEVAMELERIALTDSYFIEKKLYPNIDFYSGITLKALGFPTTMFTVLFALARTVGWIAQWNEMIEDPEQRIGRPRQLYIGEPERDYIPVSKR; from the coding sequence ATGACAGGAAAAAGCGCAGTTGTGACGGTCGACGGAAAATCGGTAGATTTGCCGGTGCGATCGGGCTCGATCGGTCCGGATGTGGTCGATATCGGCACCCTTTACAAGCAGACCGGCCAGTTCACCTATGATCCCGGCTTCACCTCGACAGCCTCCTGCGAATCGAAGATCACCTATATCGATGGCGATCAGGGCATTCTCCTGCACCGCGGCTACCCGATCGAACAGCTTGCTGAACACGGCGACTTTCTTGAAGTCTGCTACCTGTTGCTCTACGGCGAACTTCCGACCGCTGCGCAGAAGAAGGATTTCGACTATCGCGTCACGCATCACACCATGGTGCACGAACAGATGTCGCGCTTCTTTACCGGCTTCCGCCGTGATGCGCATCCGATGGCCGTCATGTGCGGCTGTGTCGGGGCGCTGTCCGCCTTCTATCACGACTCCACCGACATTACCGATCCGCATCAGCGCATGGTGGCCTCCCTGCGCATGATCGCCAAGATGCCGACGCTTGCCGCCATGGCCTATAAGTACCATATCGGCCAGCCCTTCGTTTATCCGAAGAACGATCTCGACTATGCATCCAACTTCCTGCGCATGTGCTTTGCCGTCCCGTGCGAAGACTATGTGGTCAATCCCGTGCTGTCGCGGGCAATGGACCGCATCTTCATCCTGCATGCGGATCACGAGCAGAATGCTTCCACCTCGACGGTTCGGCTTGCCGGCTCCTCGGGGGCTAATCCCTTCGCCTGCATCGCTGCCGGCATTGCCTGCCTCTGGGGACCCGCCCATGGCGGCGCCAACGAGGCTGCCCTCAACATGCTGTCGGAAATCGGCTCGGTCGACCGTATCCCGGAATTCGTTGCGCGTGCCAAGGACAAGAACGACCCGTTCCGCCTGATGGGCTTCGGTCACCGGGTCTACAAGAACTACGACCCGCGCGCCAAGATCATGCAGAAGACGACGCATGAGGTTCTGGCCGAACTGGGCCATAAGGACGATCCGTTGCTCGAAGTTGCGATGGAACTGGAGCGCATTGCCCTGACGGACAGCTATTTCATCGAAAAGAAGCTCTATCCGAACATCGACTTCTATTCCGGCATCACGCTGAAGGCGCTGGGCTTCCCCACGACCATGTTTACCGTTCTCTTCGCGCTTGCCCGCACCGTCGGCTGGATCGCCCAGTGGAACGAGATGATCGAGGATCCGGAACAGCGCATCGGCCGGCCACGCCAGCTCTATATCGGCGAACCCGAACGCGATTACATTCCCGTTTCGAAACGTTAA